From Paenibacillus polymyxa, the proteins below share one genomic window:
- a CDS encoding RsmB/NOP family class I SAM-dependent RNA methyltransferase encodes MGVQLPTAFVKRMEQLLGDEFEAFMAAYDHTPHAGIRVNTLKIPVEDFKERSPFELRPIPWCPTGFYIPHGTKPGLHPYYHAGLYYVQEPSAMSPVELLNIAQGEAVLDLCAAPGGKSTQIAAKLQGSGVLVTNDISADRTKALAKNVELYGVRNAVVLNESPDRIADAFPHFFNKILIDAPCSGEGMFRKDEDMAKQWETHSVEKCVVMQRDILRVAASMLSDGGRIVYSTCTFAPEENEGMIAEFLEAHPDFNVVPVPSEAGFAPGHPEWMNEEIASAHPELRGTARLWPHLVEGEGHFIAILQHQGGGRVTSTADHTESGELAPYTNKNERILKIEAAYSHKKQHLPVKEALLPSVQGRRTTDEPKRTGKGMGGKSGKGKTTRGFDGNKSRMGKENAKSAVRSPHDVLESYHQFVQEQLEVSFAGYTVVYGDRIYQSPLASHRLDGLKVVRPGWFMGTDKNGRFVPSHPLAVALRSFEAVRSINLSSSDAEAIRYLKGETLSIPVERMELRNEVQPKGYTLVCIDGYSAGWGKWQDGMLKNEYPTGWRWTSV; translated from the coding sequence ATGGGTGTACAGCTCCCCACAGCATTTGTAAAGCGCATGGAACAACTGCTCGGTGATGAATTTGAGGCTTTTATGGCTGCCTATGACCACACGCCCCATGCCGGGATTCGCGTCAATACATTAAAAATTCCAGTAGAGGACTTTAAGGAACGTTCTCCGTTCGAACTGCGGCCGATTCCGTGGTGCCCCACAGGTTTTTACATTCCGCACGGCACTAAGCCTGGACTTCACCCTTACTATCATGCTGGGTTGTACTATGTACAGGAACCAAGTGCGATGTCTCCGGTTGAACTGCTCAATATAGCTCAGGGTGAAGCTGTTTTGGACTTGTGCGCTGCACCGGGGGGGAAATCAACCCAAATCGCAGCCAAACTGCAAGGAAGTGGCGTACTGGTGACCAATGATATTAGCGCCGATCGAACCAAGGCGCTGGCTAAAAATGTGGAACTGTACGGTGTGCGCAATGCCGTGGTATTGAATGAAAGCCCGGATCGTATCGCAGATGCTTTTCCTCATTTCTTCAACAAAATTTTAATTGACGCACCTTGTTCGGGAGAAGGTATGTTCCGTAAGGATGAAGATATGGCCAAACAATGGGAGACACACTCGGTAGAAAAATGTGTGGTCATGCAACGGGACATTTTGCGTGTAGCGGCCTCGATGCTGAGCGATGGGGGAAGAATTGTCTATTCGACCTGCACCTTTGCCCCGGAAGAAAATGAAGGAATGATTGCGGAATTTCTGGAGGCTCATCCTGATTTTAACGTAGTCCCTGTTCCTTCGGAAGCAGGTTTTGCACCAGGCCACCCGGAATGGATGAATGAAGAGATTGCATCTGCACATCCGGAACTGCGAGGTACAGCACGCCTATGGCCGCATCTTGTAGAGGGTGAAGGGCATTTTATCGCCATATTGCAGCATCAGGGTGGTGGTCGTGTCACTTCGACAGCAGATCACACTGAGTCAGGAGAACTGGCTCCATATACGAACAAGAATGAAAGAATATTAAAAATAGAAGCAGCATATTCGCACAAGAAGCAACATTTGCCCGTCAAGGAAGCGCTGCTCCCAAGTGTCCAAGGAAGGCGCACGACTGATGAGCCTAAACGAACCGGAAAAGGAATGGGCGGAAAGTCAGGCAAAGGAAAGACCACGCGCGGCTTTGATGGTAACAAGTCACGTATGGGCAAAGAAAATGCAAAATCTGCTGTACGCTCCCCGCATGATGTGTTGGAATCTTATCATCAATTTGTTCAGGAGCAGTTGGAGGTTTCATTTGCAGGCTACACGGTGGTCTACGGAGATCGAATTTATCAGTCGCCGCTGGCATCACATCGTTTGGACGGGCTTAAGGTGGTACGTCCGGGCTGGTTTATGGGAACCGATAAGAATGGTCGTTTTGTACCTTCACATCCACTGGCGGTGGCTTTGCGCTCTTTTGAGGCGGTTAGAAGCATCAACCTTTCCAGCTCGGATGCTGAAGCCATCCGATATTTAAAAGGTGAAACCTTGTCCATCCCTGTTGAGAGAATGGAGCTTCGGAATGAAGTCCAACCAAAGGGCTATACT
- a CDS encoding thioredoxin family protein: MNAQKSNKKKLIPVIGFFVVLVILLGVLLALNSGTKNKLYGVSTASLNPATQELLNDPNYQQIIKPEDLQSKIDKKESFFVYHFASDCVHCRATTPKLMPLSKQENITMHEFNLREYEAGWDKYKIEYTPTLVYYEKGVEKERMVGGLKESPSDNGYTLDDFKAFFEKYKKNVTS, translated from the coding sequence TTGAACGCACAAAAATCCAACAAAAAAAAGCTTATCCCTGTCATTGGCTTTTTTGTTGTGCTTGTCATTTTGCTTGGAGTGCTGCTCGCTTTAAACTCGGGCACTAAAAACAAGCTGTACGGCGTTTCCACAGCCTCGTTAAATCCTGCTACCCAGGAACTGCTAAATGATCCGAACTATCAGCAAATTATTAAGCCAGAAGATTTACAAAGTAAAATTGACAAAAAGGAAAGCTTTTTCGTCTATCATTTCGCTTCCGACTGTGTTCACTGCCGTGCCACTACTCCCAAGCTCATGCCTTTGAGCAAGCAGGAGAATATCACGATGCACGAATTTAACCTGCGTGAGTATGAGGCTGGCTGGGACAAGTACAAGATTGAGTATACTCCCACGCTTGTTTATTACGAAAAAGGCGTGGAAAAGGAACGTATGGTTGGTGGATTGAAGGAAAGTCCTTCAGACAACGGCTACACACTCGACGATTTCAAAGCCTTTTTTGAGAAATATAAAAAGAACGTAACCTCTTAG
- a CDS encoding DUF309 domain-containing protein yields the protein MVNPSYEPLYVTYLVYFNRDRDYFECHEVLEELWLKLDRDPVYKGLLQVAVGLYHFRNGNYRGGYMMLDSAVHRLEHASSQALGINMAKLVDEARACARQLAEAVMEGSEELHRQPPIYRDLKIEIIEPGLRRAVEKAALSVPVNVPQQRGPRRGEKHEQRQQALEASIRRRQAAGSLRSATVETKDAP from the coding sequence ATGGTGAACCCTTCCTATGAACCGTTGTACGTAACTTATTTGGTATACTTCAATCGGGATCGGGATTACTTTGAATGTCATGAGGTACTGGAAGAGTTGTGGCTTAAGCTGGACCGAGACCCTGTATATAAAGGTTTGCTGCAAGTTGCTGTAGGACTGTATCATTTTCGCAATGGTAACTATCGTGGTGGATACATGATGCTGGACAGTGCGGTACACAGGTTGGAACATGCTTCTTCGCAGGCGCTGGGTATTAATATGGCGAAGCTGGTAGACGAGGCGCGCGCTTGCGCCCGGCAGCTTGCTGAAGCTGTTATGGAAGGTTCGGAAGAGCTTCATCGTCAACCGCCGATTTATCGGGACTTGAAGATTGAAATCATCGAACCTGGGCTGCGTCGGGCCGTGGAGAAGGCAGCGTTGTCCGTTCCGGTCAACGTCCCTCAGCAGAGAGGTCCTCGGCGTGGCGAAAAGCATGAGCAGCGTCAGCAGGCGCTGGAAGCTTCGATTAGGCGAAGACAGGCTGCTGGCAGCTTACGCTCAGCTACGGTGGAAACGAAGGATGCGCCTTGA
- a CDS encoding GTP pyrophosphokinase: MDGRDWGTFLLPYDQAVEELKVKFKTMRAELKKREEYAPIEFVTGRVKKISSILDKAKRLQVSPDQLETGIEDIAGIRIMCQFVEDIRRVAEYIRRRKDLTVLYEKDYITNYKDSGYRSFHMIVEYPVQTAVGLKIVLAEIQIRTLAMNFWATIEHSLSYKYRESLPDDMRARLKKAAEAAFVLDNEMSSIRLEILEAQKKFEDEANIVSKVLTGMHRLYFYHKISETIEAQRRFNELWERHDMEGIKQLHDEVKEMLEASTKEEDRDEF; this comes from the coding sequence ATGGACGGAAGAGACTGGGGAACATTTTTGCTGCCATACGATCAGGCGGTGGAGGAACTTAAGGTCAAGTTCAAAACAATGCGTGCGGAGCTGAAAAAGCGCGAGGAATACGCTCCTATCGAATTCGTAACTGGACGGGTTAAAAAAATATCCAGCATCCTCGATAAGGCGAAGAGATTGCAGGTTTCACCTGATCAGCTGGAGACGGGGATCGAGGATATTGCCGGCATTCGCATCATGTGTCAATTCGTAGAGGATATTCGGCGGGTAGCCGAATATATTCGAAGACGTAAGGATTTGACGGTATTGTATGAAAAGGACTATATCACCAATTATAAAGATAGCGGCTATCGCAGCTTTCATATGATTGTGGAGTACCCGGTTCAGACAGCAGTGGGGTTAAAAATTGTGCTGGCCGAAATTCAAATCCGTACGTTGGCTATGAATTTTTGGGCAACCATAGAGCATTCTCTTAGCTATAAGTATCGTGAGAGCTTGCCGGATGATATGCGGGCCCGGTTGAAAAAGGCGGCTGAGGCAGCCTTTGTGTTGGATAATGAAATGTCTTCCATCCGTCTTGAAATATTGGAAGCGCAGAAGAAGTTCGAGGATGAAGCCAATATCGTATCCAAAGTCCTAACAGGCATGCACCGTCTTTATTTCTACCATAAAATTAGTGAAACGATTGAGGCGCAGCGCAGATTTAATGAACTGTGGGAGCGGCACGACATGGAAGGAATCAAGCAGCTGCATGATGAGGTCAAGGAGATGCTGGAAGCTTCAACTAAGGAAGAAGACAGGGATGAGTTTTAA
- a CDS encoding quinone-dependent dihydroorotate dehydrogenase, whose translation MLYRRIAKPVFFKMSPERAHHVVIDGLKHAGSLPGGAATLRGMYGVKETEDLAVDLFGIHFPNPIGLAAGLDKNAEAVVGFSSIGFGFMEVGTVTPVGQPGNDQPRLFRLPPDEALVNRMGFNNLGAESMAQRLATLKHRPVPIAVNIGKNKVTPNEDAHKDYEKCISALYPYADFFVVNISSPNTPDLRKLQHGSELKSLLEAVRAEMGVQATKYGKAKSVLVKIAPDVSDEELEYMTDAIAASGVDGIIATNTTISRTGLTHRNASETGGLSGKPLRDRSTEVIGRVYRQTEGKLPIIGSGGIFTSRDAYDKIKAGASLIEIYTALIYEGPEVNRAIHAGLRELLRKDGFRHITEAVGAAHR comes from the coding sequence GTGTTGTATCGAAGGATTGCGAAACCTGTTTTTTTCAAAATGAGTCCAGAGAGGGCCCATCATGTAGTCATTGACGGCTTAAAGCATGCGGGCTCACTTCCCGGTGGAGCAGCGACGTTGCGAGGGATGTATGGAGTCAAGGAAACGGAAGATCTTGCCGTTGATCTGTTTGGTATTCATTTTCCCAACCCGATTGGACTGGCTGCGGGACTGGATAAAAATGCTGAAGCGGTTGTCGGTTTTTCTTCCATCGGTTTTGGTTTTATGGAAGTAGGCACGGTGACACCTGTCGGACAGCCCGGCAATGATCAGCCCCGGTTGTTTCGACTGCCTCCCGATGAGGCATTAGTCAATCGGATGGGCTTTAACAATCTGGGTGCTGAGAGCATGGCCCAGCGTTTGGCTACCCTTAAACATCGACCTGTGCCGATTGCTGTTAATATCGGTAAAAATAAAGTAACGCCAAATGAGGATGCCCATAAGGACTATGAGAAATGTATTTCCGCACTGTATCCGTATGCGGACTTCTTTGTAGTAAACATTAGTTCGCCCAATACCCCGGATTTACGAAAACTCCAGCATGGCAGTGAACTGAAGTCGTTACTGGAAGCGGTTCGGGCAGAGATGGGAGTTCAGGCGACAAAGTATGGTAAAGCCAAGTCTGTACTGGTCAAAATTGCACCGGATGTATCGGACGAGGAATTGGAATATATGACGGATGCGATTGCGGCCAGCGGAGTGGATGGCATTATTGCGACGAACACGACGATATCCAGGACGGGTCTGACGCATCGAAATGCAAGTGAAACCGGAGGATTGAGTGGTAAGCCGCTACGTGACCGTTCCACAGAGGTCATTGGACGGGTATACCGCCAGACGGAAGGGAAGCTGCCTATTATTGGATCAGGCGGTATTTTTACCAGTCGTGATGCCTATGACAAAATTAAAGCAGGCGCTAGCCTGATTGAAATTTATACAGCATTGATTTACGAAGGTCCGGAAGTAAACCGGGCTATACATGCCGGTCTGCGTGAGCTGCTTCGAAAGGACGGCTTTAGACACATTACCGAGGCTGTTGGTGCAGCTCATAGATAA
- a CDS encoding L,D-transpeptidase: MDHSPHLKSYVKKHPDNKMAWYLLGKEYESNGQEGKANYCFNRAGEVFEAFEHKQIPADVWMEYQDKLVQMSKEKERRIARTRHLLTALMVLLLIWVPSANSPSTSPESASVPSGTEHAAIDHVEVAKVATADPKKRAQNGEPYAGDVFTAQARQGSGAGTALTDMLAKTSRMPSKTTVLGMEQSGAWLIWREGMKPLLSVQNKGNGGLAIQSYDAAACACKPSDSEKLRITGLKWAAGQEELAVLNSAMRAYRSQHQRLPQSLEELTRDFPNNTMYGTTDGMTKAFTPMRNLLASPAQGTGKAGDQNAGSAAESSLLLASSLHGRPFLGQPLRIVVDKSKHRLALVSGNILIRNYPIGLGGERTPEGKFVITDKVVNPNGKSNGEFGSRGMQLSATNYAIHGTNEPESIGKNESLGCVRMGKEDVEELFALVPSGTEVVIGNGGLPDQVLVPSSRFTSEPQHDQTNPHKTYHWLN; this comes from the coding sequence ATGGACCATTCGCCTCATCTTAAATCGTATGTCAAAAAGCACCCTGATAATAAAATGGCCTGGTATTTACTCGGTAAGGAGTATGAAAGCAACGGTCAGGAAGGTAAAGCAAATTATTGCTTCAATCGTGCAGGAGAAGTGTTCGAAGCCTTTGAGCATAAACAGATTCCGGCAGACGTATGGATGGAATATCAGGATAAACTGGTTCAGATGTCCAAGGAGAAGGAGCGGAGAATCGCTCGAACACGTCATCTTTTAACTGCCTTAATGGTACTTCTGCTCATCTGGGTCCCTTCAGCCAATTCACCGAGCACTTCACCTGAGAGCGCATCCGTTCCATCCGGAACTGAGCATGCAGCAATTGATCATGTCGAAGTTGCGAAAGTGGCTACTGCAGATCCAAAGAAGAGGGCACAAAACGGTGAGCCTTATGCTGGTGATGTGTTTACAGCTCAAGCCAGGCAAGGAAGTGGGGCTGGAACAGCGCTTACGGATATGTTGGCAAAGACGAGTCGAATGCCGTCCAAGACCACAGTGCTGGGCATGGAGCAGAGTGGGGCGTGGCTGATCTGGAGAGAAGGCATGAAGCCGTTACTTAGTGTACAGAACAAGGGAAACGGCGGATTAGCTATTCAGTCTTACGATGCCGCTGCATGTGCTTGCAAGCCGTCGGACAGTGAGAAACTCCGCATAACAGGTCTAAAATGGGCTGCCGGACAGGAAGAGCTGGCTGTGCTGAATAGCGCCATGCGTGCTTATCGCTCGCAGCATCAACGTCTTCCCCAGAGTCTTGAGGAACTGACCCGAGATTTTCCCAATAACACGATGTACGGTACGACAGACGGGATGACGAAGGCTTTTACACCTATGCGCAATTTACTTGCTTCTCCAGCACAGGGAACAGGGAAGGCAGGAGATCAGAACGCTGGCTCAGCGGCTGAAAGCAGTCTACTGCTGGCATCGTCATTGCACGGACGGCCTTTTCTGGGGCAACCGCTACGAATTGTGGTAGACAAATCCAAACACAGGCTAGCATTGGTGAGCGGCAATATACTTATTCGCAATTATCCCATCGGTTTGGGCGGAGAAAGAACACCGGAAGGGAAATTTGTGATTACCGATAAAGTCGTAAATCCGAACGGCAAATCCAACGGTGAGTTTGGCAGCCGTGGTATGCAACTGTCTGCAACAAATTATGCTATCCATGGTACGAACGAGCCAGAAAGTATCGGCAAAAATGAGTCGCTGGGTTGTGTCCGCATGGGGAAGGAAGACGTGGAGGAATTGTTTGCACTCGTACCTTCAGGTACGGAGGTGGTTATTGGTAACGGGGGACTGCCTGATCAAGTGCTTGTACCTAGTTCCCGATTTACGAGTGAGCCGCAGCACGACCAGACAAATCCCCACAAAACCTATCACTGGCTAAATTAA
- a CDS encoding ferredoxin, producing the protein MAKYTWVEKDTCIACGACGATAPDIYDYDDEGLAEVIFEGDANQGIKAISEDLFDDMQDACDGCPTDSIKVADEPFNKEG; encoded by the coding sequence ATGGCTAAATACACTTGGGTAGAAAAAGATACATGCATTGCTTGCGGAGCCTGCGGCGCTACAGCACCAGACATCTATGATTATGATGATGAAGGTTTGGCTGAAGTGATCTTTGAAGGGGATGCAAACCAAGGCATCAAGGCGATCTCAGAAGACCTGTTTGATGATATGCAGGATGCTTGTGACGGTTGCCCTACAGATTCCATCAAAGTTGCAGACGAACCGTTCAATAAAGAAGGTTAA
- a CDS encoding DNA polymerase IV → MKDVSAYYPVGGRVILHVDMNAFYCSVHAAEEPEKYKGLPTAVAGSSELRKGVIVTCSYEARRLGISTGMVVQQARRICPQLIVIQPDFHLYRRYSKAFMSIAYSYTPMLEATSIDECYLDISGSKQFGTPLDIAEEIQRRVEEELGLPCSIGVAPNKLLAKMASDLKKPRGISVLRLRDVPNILWNLPCGQLFGVGRKTADKLLQMNIRTIGQLAKADEHMLVSIFGVTGSWLKLAANGINHSQVSTEREPNKSIGHTTTLPMDVVKLEEAQRVLLNISDQVARRLRRQGMLAGGIQLTIRTPDMKTFTRSQVRSTPTESAEDIYKEACALYRRHWGEDKPVRLLGITLQQLIPKEEAAVQLDLFEYQDQPKKESLLKTMDALRDKFGENAILTAGMLGDDPSVLLRNSKLRGTSLQKDNLPTPE, encoded by the coding sequence ATGAAAGATGTCAGTGCTTATTATCCGGTTGGTGGACGAGTTATTCTGCATGTGGATATGAACGCATTTTATTGTTCCGTTCATGCAGCGGAGGAGCCGGAAAAATATAAAGGATTGCCTACCGCAGTGGCAGGCAGCAGTGAGCTGCGCAAAGGTGTAATTGTAACTTGCTCTTATGAAGCACGACGATTGGGCATTTCAACAGGGATGGTTGTTCAGCAGGCTCGACGAATTTGTCCGCAGCTCATCGTAATACAGCCTGATTTTCATTTATACCGTCGTTATTCCAAAGCATTTATGAGTATTGCTTACTCGTATACGCCTATGCTGGAAGCAACTTCAATTGATGAGTGTTATCTAGATATTTCCGGTTCCAAGCAGTTTGGAACACCTTTGGATATTGCCGAGGAGATTCAGCGTAGAGTAGAAGAAGAGCTAGGCTTGCCTTGCTCAATTGGGGTAGCACCCAACAAACTGCTAGCCAAAATGGCCTCTGATCTGAAAAAGCCACGCGGGATATCTGTTCTACGTTTGCGTGATGTACCCAACATTTTGTGGAATCTTCCATGTGGGCAATTGTTTGGTGTGGGCCGCAAAACAGCAGATAAGCTTCTACAAATGAACATTCGCACCATTGGTCAACTGGCTAAGGCAGATGAACACATGCTGGTTAGCATATTTGGGGTAACTGGTTCTTGGTTAAAATTGGCGGCAAACGGAATTAACCATTCTCAAGTCAGTACTGAACGGGAGCCGAACAAATCCATCGGTCACACAACCACTCTGCCTATGGATGTAGTAAAGTTGGAAGAAGCCCAAAGGGTACTGCTTAACATTAGTGATCAGGTAGCTCGGCGGCTTCGACGACAAGGGATGCTGGCAGGAGGTATCCAACTGACGATTCGGACCCCGGATATGAAGACCTTTACGCGTTCTCAAGTCAGGAGTACGCCTACGGAAAGTGCAGAAGACATATATAAGGAAGCTTGTGCATTGTATCGTCGCCATTGGGGAGAGGATAAGCCAGTGCGTTTGTTGGGGATTACGCTGCAACAGCTCATTCCAAAGGAGGAGGCGGCAGTTCAATTAGATCTATTTGAATACCAGGACCAGCCTAAAAAAGAAAGTTTACTGAAAACGATGGATGCGCTACGCGATAAGTTTGGTGAAAATGCAATTTTGACTGCGGGGATGCTGGGAGATGATCCTTCAGTACTTCTTCGTAATTCCAAGCTGCGCGGAACTTCGCTGCAAAAAGACAATCTACCTACTCCAGAGTGA
- the cimA gene encoding citramalate synthase, giving the protein MSTAISIFDTTLRDGTQGEGISLSADDKLKIAKKLDDLGVHYIEGGIPGSNSKDIEFFKRVQELGLQAKIVAFGSTRRKDSIAAQDVNLQRILESGAQAATLVGKSWDFHVHTALQTTLEENLSMIYDSIAFLKQGGMEVIFDAEHFFDGYKNNPEYALAVMKKAEEAGADWLVMCDTNGGTLPHEIHEIVTTLQSQLTKSQLGIHTHNDCELAVANSLSAIQAGARQVQGTINGYGERCGNANLCSVIPNLQLKLGYDCLDPEKLKQLHNTARFVSEVANVNLPVNQPYVGNAAFAHKGGIHVSAILRDSRTYEHIAPELVGNKQRVLVSELAGQSNVVSKAQELGITLDPSSDEARGVISRIKELEHQGYQFEGADASLELLIREAGGEVKEMFSFESFKVLVEKTAGRSVVSEAFLKLNVAGTSVYTAAEGNGPVNALDNALRKALSQYFPALRDMHLADYKVRVLDEKDATAAKVRVLIESKNYEDVWSNVGVSENVIEASWEALLDSFRYALLEAPTPKNEQTELTHHGLVNH; this is encoded by the coding sequence ATGTCCACCGCTATTTCTATCTTTGACACAACGCTGCGAGATGGCACTCAAGGAGAAGGAATTAGCTTATCTGCTGATGACAAATTGAAAATCGCCAAAAAACTCGATGATCTCGGTGTTCACTATATTGAAGGCGGGATTCCCGGGAGCAACAGCAAGGATATTGAATTTTTCAAACGGGTACAAGAACTAGGCCTTCAGGCAAAGATTGTCGCCTTCGGCAGCACGCGCCGCAAAGATAGCATCGCAGCGCAGGATGTCAATCTGCAACGGATTCTGGAATCCGGCGCTCAGGCCGCTACTCTGGTTGGTAAATCATGGGATTTTCATGTGCACACTGCTTTACAGACAACACTGGAGGAAAATCTGTCTATGATTTACGACTCCATCGCCTTTTTAAAGCAAGGGGGCATGGAAGTTATTTTTGATGCCGAGCATTTTTTTGACGGATATAAAAACAACCCCGAGTATGCACTCGCCGTTATGAAAAAAGCTGAGGAAGCAGGCGCGGATTGGCTCGTGATGTGTGATACCAACGGCGGTACCCTTCCGCATGAAATACATGAAATTGTCACTACACTGCAAAGCCAGCTAACGAAGTCACAGTTGGGCATTCATACACACAATGATTGCGAATTAGCAGTAGCCAACTCACTCAGTGCAATTCAAGCAGGCGCAAGACAGGTCCAAGGTACCATCAACGGCTATGGTGAACGGTGCGGTAATGCCAACCTATGCTCCGTCATTCCGAACTTGCAGCTTAAACTGGGCTACGACTGTCTAGATCCCGAGAAGCTAAAACAACTCCACAATACAGCTCGCTTTGTGAGTGAAGTCGCCAACGTCAATCTGCCTGTCAACCAGCCTTATGTTGGCAATGCTGCTTTTGCCCATAAGGGGGGCATTCACGTGTCAGCTATTCTGCGCGACTCACGAACATATGAGCACATCGCTCCTGAACTTGTGGGGAACAAGCAGCGGGTCTTGGTCTCCGAACTGGCCGGACAAAGCAACGTTGTATCCAAGGCGCAAGAACTGGGCATCACCCTTGATCCGTCCAGTGATGAGGCACGTGGCGTCATTAGTCGTATCAAGGAACTTGAGCATCAGGGCTATCAGTTTGAAGGCGCGGATGCTTCGCTGGAATTACTTATTCGTGAAGCCGGCGGTGAAGTGAAGGAAATGTTCTCATTTGAATCCTTTAAGGTGCTGGTGGAAAAAACAGCGGGGCGATCGGTCGTCTCCGAGGCATTCTTAAAGCTGAATGTTGCAGGGACAAGTGTCTATACCGCAGCTGAAGGAAATGGTCCTGTGAACGCGCTTGATAATGCTCTCCGCAAGGCTCTTTCTCAGTATTTCCCAGCCTTGCGAGACATGCATTTGGCTGACTACAAGGTGCGTGTGCTCGACGAAAAAGACGCCACTGCCGCCAAGGTACGCGTGCTCATTGAGTCCAAAAACTACGAGGACGTCTGGAGTAACGTAGGCGTATCCGAAAATGTTATTGAAGCTAGCTGGGAAGCTCTCTTGGACAGCTTCCGTTACGCATTGCTGGAAGCGCCAACTCCAAAAAATGAACAAACAGAGCTTACTCATCACGGATTAGTTAACCACTAA
- a CDS encoding TlpA family protein disulfide reductase, protein MKRFLFIRAIIVLVMVGATWGIIANTVYSASLPVENATLEEKYKGEKELDVEKNVGTESVAAEVIKRIKPGQQLPSMILKGLNGKSYEVGAPRNKAMIISFWASWCDPCRLEAPMLNELYSKYKHDVDVYGINVTRYDRLEDVQKFSRSLNLKFPILLDEQGAFFEQFGGVAFPTHVTIDHYGRVREIIIGMLSERELEGKIEALQKIK, encoded by the coding sequence GTGAAAAGATTTCTTTTCATTAGAGCGATAATTGTGCTGGTTATGGTTGGGGCTACATGGGGGATTATTGCAAACACAGTCTATTCAGCAAGCCTGCCTGTGGAAAATGCAACACTGGAAGAAAAATATAAAGGTGAGAAAGAGCTTGATGTTGAGAAGAATGTAGGGACTGAATCAGTTGCAGCAGAGGTAATAAAAAGAATCAAACCTGGGCAACAGCTTCCTTCTATGATTTTAAAGGGGTTAAACGGCAAGTCCTACGAAGTAGGGGCTCCGCGGAATAAAGCGATGATCATTAGTTTTTGGGCTTCATGGTGCGATCCGTGCCGATTAGAAGCCCCCATGCTGAATGAATTGTATAGTAAATACAAACATGATGTAGATGTGTATGGCATCAATGTAACTCGCTATGATCGGTTGGAGGATGTGCAGAAGTTTTCCCGTTCTTTGAACCTCAAATTCCCCATATTACTGGATGAACAAGGAGCATTTTTTGAACAATTTGGAGGAGTGGCTTTTCCAACTCATGTAACGATTGACCATTATGGACGGGTGCGAGAAATCATAATCGGCATGCTCAGTGAACGGGAATTGGAGGGTAAAATAGAAGCTCTTCAAAAAATAAAGTGA
- a CDS encoding exonuclease domain-containing protein, whose translation MKEPAQGGGFWSALRRGGVPSAIASVMGAPTAQQMAFIRSLTREQRRSEVLRTPLERLETVVFDLETTGFSAQHGDEILSFGAIRVVGDVIMEKEQFYTLVNPRTEIPEQITRLTGITREMTDGAPPLMNGLHDFMSFVGGRVLVAHASAHDKAFLNAALWKTSKVQLTHRVLDTMMLAKWLEPQQHQTYSLDELLAYQSIPIEGRHHALEDAKMTAKLWVAYVQEMLKRNVTNLADVYAHLSHA comes from the coding sequence ATGAAAGAACCAGCGCAGGGAGGTGGCTTCTGGAGTGCCCTCCGCAGAGGAGGAGTGCCGTCGGCAATCGCATCTGTAATGGGGGCTCCTACGGCTCAGCAGATGGCGTTTATTCGGTCCTTAACGCGGGAACAACGGCGTTCTGAAGTATTGCGTACCCCACTGGAGCGTTTGGAGACGGTAGTTTTTGATCTGGAGACAACGGGATTTTCGGCACAGCATGGAGATGAGATTTTATCGTTCGGAGCGATTCGAGTAGTCGGGGATGTGATTATGGAAAAAGAGCAGTTTTATACGCTTGTCAATCCGCGGACCGAGATTCCTGAACAGATTACTCGGCTTACTGGGATTACCCGGGAAATGACGGATGGAGCTCCGCCGCTTATGAATGGACTGCATGACTTTATGTCCTTTGTAGGTGGGCGGGTGCTTGTAGCGCATGCTAGCGCTCATGATAAGGCCTTTTTAAATGCTGCGTTATGGAAAACATCTAAAGTTCAGTTAACTCACCGTGTACTAGACACAATGATGCTCGCCAAATGGCTGGAGCCACAGCAACACCAAACCTATAGTTTGGATGAATTGCTGGCCTATCAATCCATTCCGATTGAAGGGCGGCATCATGCGTTAGAGGATGCGAAGATGACGGCTAAGCTTTGGGTGGCGTATGTTCAGGAAATGCTGAAGCGTAATGTAACCAATTTGGCAGATGTCTACGCGCATTTGAGTCATGCCTGA